The Actinomycetota bacterium genome segment GTATGTATCTGGCACGCTTTTAAGGGCCTCTTCGCTGGAAGTAATAATTACCGGCAAGATTAAAAAGGCCAGGGTAAGGGAACCGGCTAGAATAGAGCGCCCGAAATTTAGAAAAATTACAAAAAAGCCCAGGCCGAACAATCCATATACCACTGAAGGAACTCCGGCCATATTGATTATGCTCATTCTTATCATCCGGGTCAATCTCCCTTTTTGGGCATATTCATTTAAATATATGGCCGACAGTATGCCTATGGGCATAGAAATTATAATAGTACCCAGTATAAGATAGATGGTACCCAGTATAGCAGGGAATATCCCGCCGGCACGCATTCCGGAGCTTGGTTTCTGGGAAATAAACTCCCAGCTTAAGGCTCCAGCCCCTTTTACCACCAGATAAACTATAATGCCCAGCACAAAAGCTACCACTATTATGGTTAAAAATAACAGCAACCCGTAAAAGAACTTCTGGATCATATATTTTCTTTTCATATGGCTGGATTTATTCCACATCTCTTATCCTGCTAATAAACCTGTCTGAAATAAAATTTATTAAAAAAGTAATGATAAATAAAATCAAACCCACTGCAAACAAGGCAGAGTAATGGAGGCCGCCCTGCACCGTTTCCCCCATCTCCGCCGCTATGGTAGCAGTAATGGTCCTTACCGGCTGCAGCCATGAGAACACAATACGGGGGGAATTGCCGGTAATCATCAGCACGGTCATGGTCTCTCCCACTATCCGGCCCAGTCCCAGCATAGTAGCAGCTACTATTCCCGAAGAAGCAGCCGGCACCACTACATGGTAAGTGGTTTCCCAGGGAGTAGCCCCTAATGCTACCGAGGCATGCCTGTATTTATCGGGCACTGCATTAATGGCATCTTCAGAAATGGAAATGATAGTGGGAAGACTCATAAAAGCCAGCATGATGGACCCGGTAAGAGCAGTAAGGCCTATGCTTAATTCAAATAATTCCTTAATAAAGGGAGCCAGTATTTTTATGCCAATAAACCCTATAACTACTGAAGGGATGGTAGCCAATACCTCAATTATGGGCTTCAGTATTTCCCTTAGCCACCGGGGGGCCATTTCCCCAATATAGATAGCAGAGCCTATGCCCAGGGGAACCGCAATTACGATAGCCCCAAAGGTTACCAGCAATGAGCCTGTAAATAAAGGGACAAAGCCAAAATCCTCCAGTACTGTAGGAGACCACTTAGTACCGGTTAGAAATTCAAAAATAGGGTAAGAAGTAAAAAAGCGAAGGGAATTATAAACTAAAAAAGCTAAAATCAGGCCCAATACTACTATGGATAGGATACCGTTTAAAAATACGAATTTTCCTATCAGAAAACTCTTGGTTTTTCTTAGCTTAACCTGCCAGCTTCTCATTTGAATTCATTTTATACAAATTTTTTATTATTTTCTATATTTATGGATGCAGGCGGCAAGGCCTGCATCCACTTGTTTACCTTTACTATTCTACTGGGACAAATCCCTCTTCTAAACCTATCTGCTGCCCCTGCTCGCTGAATACAAAATCCAGGTAAGCCTGCGCTATCTGGCTAATATCCCGGCTGGGGGCATATATATACAACCCCCTGGATATAGGATAGGAATCATCCTTAACTGTATCTACTGAAGGCATTACCCCTTCCACCTTGACGGCATTAAGGCTGTCTTCCAAATACCCCAGGCCAATATAGCCTATGGCATTGTCATTTTCCTTTACCATGTTAACTACATCCGCATTAGACTGCAGCCTTAAGGCAGTGGGATCATAATCCTTATCCTTTAAGGTTTTACCCATCTGAACCACTGCTTCCAGGAAATACTCTCCAGTGCCTGAGCTGGTATCCCTGGCAGCCATAACTATCTGCGAATCAGGCCCTCCCAGCTGGCTCCAGTTGGTTATTTCTGCGGTATATATTTTGGACAGCTGCTCCATGGTTAAATCTTCTATATCCAGGTTATGGCTTAAAATTACGGCAATTCCGTCATACAGCACCACATACTCTACCGGATCATACCCCGCATCTTGGGCGGCCTGAATTTCTTCTGGCTTTATCTGCCGGGAAGCATTGGCCAGGTCGTTTATGCCATTAATCATTTCGGCAATGCCCCCGCCGGAGCCGCCGCCGTTAACAATTATACTTCCGCCGTATTCAGCCATAAAAGCTGAAGCCCAAGCCTCAGAAACCTGCAGGGTAGTGGTAGAACCAGAGATTACAAGCTCCTGTCTTGTAAATTGGCCCTCTTCCTGGCCGGCAGTTTCTGCCGGGCTAGAATCTGTTGACGAACATCCTGAAAACAACAAAGCAGCTAATATTATAATAGCCAGTCCTGCAAGTCCTATAATTTTAGTTCTTGCTTTAAACATATTTAACACTTATTCTCCTTTATAAATTTTAGTAACGAACCTTATTTTAACAGAGCAGGAAAAAGTGTTGTT includes the following:
- the pstA gene encoding phosphate ABC transporter permease PstA is translated as MKRKYMIQKFFYGLLLFLTIIVVAFVLGIIVYLVVKGAGALSWEFISQKPSSGMRAGGIFPAILGTIYLILGTIIISMPIGILSAIYLNEYAQKGRLTRMIRMSIINMAGVPSVVYGLFGLGFFVIFLNFGRSILAGSLTLAFLILPVIITSSEEALKSVPDTYRHASLALGATRWQTIIKVVLPQALPGIITGSVIGIGRAAGETAPIIFTVAAFSQPNLPNSIFSQVMALPYHLYVLATQLTNAPEDMQWGTALVLLIIVIIFAGAGAVVRARARMKRLTS
- the pstC gene encoding phosphate ABC transporter permease subunit PstC; this encodes MRSWQVKLRKTKSFLIGKFVFLNGILSIVVLGLILAFLVYNSLRFFTSYPIFEFLTGTKWSPTVLEDFGFVPLFTGSLLVTFGAIVIAVPLGIGSAIYIGEMAPRWLREILKPIIEVLATIPSVVIGFIGIKILAPFIKELFELSIGLTALTGSIMLAFMSLPTIISISEDAINAVPDKYRHASVALGATPWETTYHVVVPAASSGIVAATMLGLGRIVGETMTVLMITGNSPRIVFSWLQPVRTITATIAAEMGETVQGGLHYSALFAVGLILFIITFLINFISDRFISRIRDVE
- a CDS encoding PstS family phosphate ABC transporter substrate-binding protein; translation: MFKARTKIIGLAGLAIIILAALLFSGCSSTDSSPAETAGQEEGQFTRQELVISGSTTTLQVSEAWASAFMAEYGGSIIVNGGGSGGGIAEMINGINDLANASRQIKPEEIQAAQDAGYDPVEYVVLYDGIAVILSHNLDIEDLTMEQLSKIYTAEITNWSQLGGPDSQIVMAARDTSSGTGEYFLEAVVQMGKTLKDKDYDPTALRLQSNADVVNMVKENDNAIGYIGLGYLEDSLNAVKVEGVMPSVDTVKDDSYPISRGLYIYAPSRDISQIAQAYLDFVFSEQGQQIGLEEGFVPVE